tcattgcaacctccacctcctgggttcaagcgattctcttgccttagcctcccgagcaactgggactacaagtgtgtgccataatgcccggctaattttttatatttttagtagagatggggtttcaccatattgggcaggctggtctcaaactcctgacctcaagtgatctgcccacctcagcctcccaaagtgctgggattacaggtgtgagccgccacacgcAGCCTGTATTGGTAGTTTTTGAACTCTGCCTCCTTCTTCTCATCCTGAGAACTCCTATACATCCCTCACAGCCCCAATCCAATGGCCCTTCCTTCAGAGAGTATCCATCCCTGCCCTTCTGAGCTCCTCTACCCTGGACCCCCTCTGGCCAAGTCCTGACTTAAGGTCAAATGGCAAGCAGTCACAGGAAGTGAGAGTCGATGGGGCCCTGGTGGGGCTCAGTACATACAGGCAGGGGACGCCAGACTCCTCTGAGCCACGGCAGGGCAGGACTCACCTCGGTCAATCCTCTGCAGCAAGCACCCCCGGATGACGTCCTCATAGATGCCCTCAGTGGTCAGAGCCTGGCTGCCCATGGCAAGGACATCCCCCTCGAACTCAGGCAGCTCCTGGAACCATGTTGGGTTAGGGGCTCGGCTGGAGAGGAGGGCCCCTCTAGAGGCCTACAACACAGGCTTCTGCCCTAGCCCTGGGCCCGATTAGctgtggggttgggggcaggggttgggcctcagtttccttatctttatttttaattttttttttttattttaaaaataaacaggccgggcgcggtggctcacgcctgtaatcccagcattttggttggctgaggcgggcagatcatgaggtcaagagttcaagaccagcctgaccaacatggtgaaaccccgtctctactaaaaacacaaaaattaactaggcgtggtggcgggtgcctgtaatctcagctacttgggaggctgagaccggagaatcgcttgaacctgggaggcggaggttgcagtgagccaagatcacaccactgcactccagcctggatgacagagcaagactctgttgaaatgaaatgaaatgaaatgaaatgaaatgaaatgaaatgaaatgattagtctcgctctgtcacccaggctggagtgcagtggcgcagtcacagctcactgcagcctcgacctcccaggctcaagcgatcctcccacctcagcctcccaagtagctgggactacaggcgtgcaccactacacccggcgaattcttgtattttttgtagagatggggtctcgctatcccaaagtgctggtattacaggcatgtgccaccacgcctggcctcagtttccttatcgtTGAAATGGACTCAGTGGCCCATATTCTCTAGCATTGTGGAAAGGATTCATGGGATTAATTAGGCGCAGCAAATCACACCTCACAGGGAATAGTACGAGTGTCTCAACTGGGACTTCCCCAACTCCCAGCCACTTCCTCTAGAGGATTCTGTTTGTGCCCATGTCAGACACCCACCTGGTGCCCATGAGCCCTGTGTGCCCAGGTACCTAGGACTCCCCCTGACCTCCTTCCCACTCTCCCACTCACTGAGCTTCAGCCACACCCACCTTGTCACTGTTCCTCCAATACACCAGGCACGGTcaggcctcagggcctttgcacatgctatgccctctgcctggaatgcccttcccagGACATGGCCCGTGCCTTCATTTCACAGGGAGAGCCTTCCTAACCCTCTGGTAACTCCCTACCCAACCCTTATCCACACTCTCCAtctgcctcctccctccactGATGCCCATGTCACCTGGTGATATGTGATGTATGGGACCCATCCCAGCTCTTCCGTGGCAGACACAGGGTAATGAGCCCCGTCATAGATAAAGCAGAGGGCATTGTGGCAGCCCAGAAAAGCCACCTGACCCAGCTCCAGGGCTCAAGGTGTGGAAGTcccgttttttgagacaggcccttgctccgttgcccaggctggagtacagtggtgcgatcctagctcactgcagcctcaacttcctaggctcaattgatcctcccacctcttgGCCTCCGGAGtaattgggaccacaggcacatgccaccaggcctggctaacttctgtgtttttatagagatggaatttcactgtgttgtccagactgatctcctggcctcaagcaatccccctactttggccttccagagtgctgggattaaggcgtgagccatggcacctggtcAAATGGTCTCCAATGATCAaagagtattcttttttttctttttttttttttttttttttttgacacagagtttcactccgtcacccaggttggagtgcagtggcatgatcttggcgcATTACAACCTCcccgtcccaggttcaagtgattttcctgcctcagcctactgagtagctggaattacaggtgcccgccatcacgcccggctaatttttcgtatttttagtagagacggggtttcactatgttggccaggctagtctcgaactcctgaccttgtgatccgccctccttggcctcccaaagtgttgggattacaggcgtgagccaccgcgcccggcctcaaagaGAATTCTTGCCCACTTTACGTGGATGCATGGTGATGCTGTCAGACCCACCTGCACGCTTCCCATTAACTCACCCTTTTGCAGCTTGGCTCGAGTTGGCTCAACACAAAAGGTAAAAAGATGCAGAGACCCCAGCCTTGGATGAACCTCCTCTGCGCCAACCCGCTGTCCGATTCAAATTTCTGCACAACATACCCAGCGGCGCCTCTGTTCAGTGTTCAACCATCTGAGCACCCAGGCCCACTGCCACTCCGTGCCACCCCGTACCCACAGATCACACCTTCAGCACGCGCCCCCTGACTCTCTCCAGCATCTGGGCAGCCTGGTCACAGTTGAGGGCCATGGTCAGACACTGGTCAGCCAGCTGCAGGAAGGTGGCCACAGCGTCAGCTATGAGCTGTAGGAGGAGATGCCGTGATGACCCCAGAATCTGTGCTCCAGCCTCCTGGGCCCCACTCCAGCCCAGCTGACCCCTTCTCAGCATCCAGCCTGCCCCAACCAGCCACCTCTGTccaacctcctcctccttgtcccaGGAAACACCTTTCCCCTCCTCTCAGGACCTGGGGATTGTCTAGTCTGTGGGGAACTATGTGCAAAAGGGTAGAAAGCCCCCTCCCTCTGGGGGATGGTGCCAGGGTGCCTAGAATGGAGACCAGAGAGCCAGCCAGAGTTCAGCCTCCTCTATTGAGCACTTTTGTGCAGTGCACAAACTGAACAACTGTGCCAGGTGGTACTAGATCATCTCACTCTCTGTCTTCTTCTGTCACCATGTCCAATAGCAGGTCCCACCTCAGACTTCAAAACACTTCTTGCTTCTCCCCACTGACATCCCCCATCCTGGTGCAGGCCTCCCCCCTGCCTCCTCTATTCCTGCCCCCAACAGCCTGTGCTCCCTACGGCAAGCAGAGCTTCCTAAACCTTAAATCCAGCCATGCCCTCCCCCTGCTCATATACCTGCTCTGGCTCCCCATTGCCCTCAGGAAAGAGCTCACCCCTTAGCCCCACACTCAAGGCACTGTGCCATCTGCCCATCCATCTCATCGGCCTATCTTCCCATTTCTGAAAAATTGCTCCACGTTCCCCAAATGCAGACAAGCGCTCTCAACACTATTCACTTGGGACTGGTGGCAGCCCCATTCGTCCCACTGCTGTCCCATGTTGGAAGTCCCCTCCTCCTGAAAGTCCTGTCAACCCCAGAGATGGATCAGGAACATCCTTGGCTCTCTCTGTAGTCCCGCCCCAGCTCTGTCCACCACATGTGGCTGCTGCCTGGTCACGGGCTCATGTCCCCATGAGACTGGCAGCCCCACCGAGTTGTCTCAATCACTGTGGTCTCTCTAGGACACATTTAGCGGGGGTTCAGTGGAGGCTGTCTTCACAGCCtggcctcctcccagcctcctgctcACCCTCACCTGCTGTGCAAGATCTTGGGCCCCAAACACGAGGCTCTGCATCCCCAGAAAGCCAAACGGTGCTGCCAGCTGCCCCAAGCGCCCGTGGCTCCGTTCGGCCTCACGGTAGCATGTCTGCATCAGTGCCAAGTCCCATGGCATCTCTCCAAATGAGTAAACCTGTGCTCCCGGAAGCAGTTTTGGGAGGAAAATGCCGTCAGCTGATTGCAAAGGGCCAAGGACCCCATAGCCGATTCACcaaaggagaaatacaaatgaaaacacattccaCCTCAGTTGTCACCAAAGAAACTCATAATAAAGTAGcggtgggccaggcgtggtggctcatacctgtaatcccatcactttgggaggcgaggcaggtggatcacttgaggtcaggagttcgataccagcctggccaacatggtgaaaccccatctctactaaaaatacaaaaattagccaggtgtggtggtgtacacctgtactcccagctactcaggaggctgaggcatgagaattgcttgaacccgggaggttgcagtgagccaagatcacaccactgcacttcagcctgggcgacagaataagactctgtctctaaaataaaataaaataaaataaagtaaaataagttgCAGTGAGGCATGGTGTCATGGACATAAAATGATAAAACCTAAAAAAACTATAACAAGCGATGCTGGCACAATTGAGAGGAAATGAGCACATTTCCTGGCTCTGGATCTATGAATACCACCTCATGTTCTctctgtgctgggccctggggctGCAGATATGGAATACTCTAACCCAGTCTCTGCTTACAAATTAGGGGAGACAGAGTATAGAAATCACCCacagtggctgggcgtggtgattcaagcctgtaatccctgcattttgggaggccgagacgggcagatcatgaggtcaggagatcgagaccatcctggctaacatggtgaaaccccgtctctactaaaaaataaaaaaaataaaaaaaataaaaaaaaaaaaattagccaggcgtggtggcggacgcctgtagtcccagctactcaggaggctgaggcaggagtatggcattaacccgggaggcggagcttgcagtgagctgagatccggccactgcactccagcctgggcgacaaagcgagattccgtctcaaaaaaaaaaaaaaaaagaaatcacccaCAGTGGTATGAAAGTGAGGCTGTGATAGGAGAAGCACAGGCTACTATAAGACATAGAGGGGACCAGGGACAGTTCTTGGAGAAAGTGATTAGGAAATGGAGGCTTAACAATGAGTTGAAggctgcctggcacatagtaggtgctactgtacgtatgtatgtatttcAGGTGCTACATGTATATCAGATGCACTGAAGTGACCTGCCTTGAACAGAATTCTCTGGGTTGTTGCCCTGCAGGGGAATGGGAGGAGGAGTTTGGGGGGATGACCTCAGACTGATTTTGCTAAATTGCCACTCTTCTCATCCAACTCCTTTCGCCTCACGTTTTAAACTGTGCTCCACGGCCagtgttgtggctcacgccttaatcccagcactttgggaggccaagacaggcagattgtttgagcccaggtgtttgagaccagcctgggcaacaaagcaagacccccatctctacaaaaaaattaaaaaattagctgggcatggtggcgtggacctgtatttccagctacttgggaggctaaggtaagagaatcgattaagcccaggaggtcaaggctagagtgagctaagattgtgccactgttggccgggcgcggtggctcacgcctgtaatcccagcactttgggaggccgaggcgggcggatcacaaggtcaggagatcgagaccacggtgaaaccctgtctctactaagaatacaaaaaattagccgggcacggtggcgggcgcctgtagtcccagctactcgggaggctgaggtaggagaatggcgggaacccgggaggcggagcttgcagtgagccgagatcgtgccactgcactccagccagggggacagagcgagactccgcctcaaaaaaaaaaaaacaaaaaaagattgtgccactgcactccagccaaggtgatagagcgacaccctgtctcaaaaacaaaaaacaaacaactgtgCTCCAGTGACCATAGCATGGCGATGGGTCCACAATAAGTAAAAAGCAGCCTAGAACAAATTCAGAGAAGATTTTCAACAGGAAAGACTCAAATTAACACATCACCCTCTGGCTCACTGAACCCCTACCCACGGGAGCTCACCTCCCTGCGCAGCCGCGTGCCCGAGGGGCTCTGGCGCAGGCGGCGGGACAGTCGGTCCATGCCTTGAGCCAGGAGGGTCCGCACCGCCTCGAGCGACGCTTCCACGGTGCGCAGCAGGGTCTGCACGACCCGGGGCAGCTGCGGGTCCACCTCCCGGCGCAGGCACGACTCGAGCGGTCCCCTGATATCCGCTGGGAGTGGAAGACACTGGTCTGGAGTCCCCTCCGCAAGGTGCCTCACAGATGGGGATGTGCAGGGGCCCTAGTTCAGTAGGGCGAGGGGGACGCGAGCAGGGACGCTGAGCGCCCTCTTCTACCCATTGTGATGATGAGAAAACAGCCTCGGAGGGGCGGGCCGAGTCAGGATTCCCACCTGGGTCTTTGTAGGGGCCACCTTGGCCCACCCTGCCCATGTATCAGCCTTTACCCCTGCCCCTCCTCCGCTGTTCTACTTCCCAGGCCAGCCCACTCGCTTTGGCCCGGCTTAGGGCCTCAActcctgcagcctcagcctcaagGCCACGCCTATCCCCCGCTGAGGCCCCTCCCTTTTTGTATCCACGCAGCCCCCTCAGGACCTGGTGTCCTCGGGATAGACTCTAGGCCCCGCCCCCAGCGCCTCGCCCACAAAGACCACGCCCACTGTCTCGCCTAGGTCCCGCCCCTTCCCCCCCTTTCCCTTCCACATCCTATGCTTGGCCCAGCTCCTCTCTGACCACGCCCCTTATTTCACACAAGGCCTAGCCCATTATTCGCTTAGGTCACGCCCCTTTTTCCCCAGCATTGCCTCGCCCCTCCCAGCCCAGGTCCCGCCCCCGGGTCTCACTCCGCAGTCGCCCCGCCACACGCGCCCGCTGCCTCAGTAGCTGGTCCACGTCTGGGCGGATCGTCTTCTCCAGGGATGCAAGCAGCTCGTCCTTTTCCGGCTGGAAGGCGCGGAGCCCGGCGGAGGCCCCGGCCAGGACAGCTGCGTGAACGGCGTCTAGAAGCTGCCCAGACCGGTCGAGGGGACCCCACGCAGGACAGGAGTGCGGGACAGAGCCGAGACACGGGGCGGGGATGGGGGTCAGAGAGACCAGGAGAGAGTTTAGGCGACAGTCGTGGGAGGGGAACCCGAGCGCCCGGATCCCGCCCCCTGTCCCAGGTCCGGACGCAGGGCAAACCTCGGTCCAGGCCCAGGCACGGGCGCGGCCTGATCCCCGCAGGCCAGGAAGGGTCTGGGCTCGCAGCGCGGGAAGTTGCTCCCGCATCAGCACCGCGGTCAGCACCTGCGGGAGAGGGGGCCATGGGCGCCGCGTTCGGCCGGGAGGGGGCCTGGGGGTCCCGGGTCGGCCTCGCGGGGCACTAACCTCGGCGTCTGAGCCTAGGGTCACGTCGTCGTCGCCAAAGTGGCCTTGGTGCTGCCGGTAGAGTCGGACGGCGTCCAGGAAGGCCCGGGCAGCAGGGGCCTGGCTTCGCTGCAGGACTGAGAGGGGCTGCTCCTCAGTGCCTGCTGGTAGCTCCCCTGCCTGGCTTCCCTGCCTGGCTCCCCATGGCCCGGGGAGGAAGCTCTCTGCCTGGCCAGGTCCCCAACACCCAAGTCTTACCCATCTCTGGAACTTTGCGTAGGCAGTGCCGTCCACAGGGAACACATTCCCCCAGGACCACCAACTTTATTCAACTTAGAAGGAATCCTCTACTGGCAGCCACAGTCCCTTGACCTGCAGTTCAGGCCATACATACTGCAGCCACTAGCTGCTCCTCTAGTTGCATCGTTTGTGAGGTCAACAACCTGCCCAACTGTGTGTGTCAGtcctacatttttctttctctttcccttcctttcttccttcctctctctctttcttgcttttccttctctttcttttctttttccttccttcatttctttttctttgttttcttctctctctctctctctcaaatggggggtctctctgttgctcaggctgaagtgcggtagcatgatcatagctcactgcagcctccaagtccgaggctcaagtgatcctctcacctcagcctcctgagtagctgagactacaagtgcatgccaccatgcccagataatttttgtattttttgtagagatggagttttgccatgttgcctaggctggtcttgaactcttggtgtCAAGTTggaagttgggattacaggcgtgagccactatgcctgacctaTTCCCCGTCTTCACTTGGCTGgcccttcatctttttttttttttttttttttttttttttttttgagacagagtctcgctctgtcacccaggctggagtgcagtggcgcaatctcggctcactacaagctctctgcctcctgggttcacaccattctcctgcctcagcctcccgagtagctgggactacaggcacctgccagcatgcctggctaattttttgtatttttagtagagacggagtttcaccatgttagccaggatggtctcgatctcttgacctcgtgatactcccacctcagcctctcaaagtgctgggattacaggcatgagccaccgtgcccggcggcTGGCCCCTCATCTTTTACAGACCTCAGCTTCCCCTCATCTGGGAAGCCTGCTCTAACCCCCATCCCCCAGGCTGAGCTCCCATAGAACCCTGTGTGTCTCTGTTAACAGCCCTAGTCAATCACAACTGCCTGGTGTTCCTTCCGGCTCCGCCAAcaacccattttcttttctttctgtctctctctctgtgtgtgtgtgtgtgtgtgtgtgtgtgtgtgtgtgtgtgatggagttttgctcttgtcgcccaggctggagtgcagtggcgcgatcttggctcactgcagtctccacttcccaggttcaagtgattctcctgcctcagcctcccaggtggctgggattacaggtgccttccaccatgcccagctaatttttgtatttttagtagagacaggattctgccatgttgtccaggcttgtctagaactcctgacatcaggtgatctgcctgccttggcctcccaaagtgctagaattacaggcatgaaccaccacacctggcctaacaaTCCATTTTCTGGGTAAGGAAAGTGAGGCCTGAAGAGGTCCCAAGCCAACAGAGGCTGAGCTGTCTGACCCCAGACCATTAGCCTCACAAATGTCTGACCCGTCCTGAGACCCACCTGTGCCCCGAAGCCGGATGCCACCCTGCAGGGCCAGCCTCCAGGCATGCTGTGCCTCCCTGGTGGCTGCAGAGAAGCAGAGGTGCCGGCGGAAGGGGTGCTGCAGGAACAGCGGGAAGCTCACAGGCACTTCCAAGAGGGAGTCAGGCTCTTCCTGAGTATGGTCTCCTGAAAACAAACAGGAGGTTGCATCTTCTAGATGTTCATTCACTAGGAGAAAATACCCCTGAAATGCATACAACTGTCCCTGGCATGGGCAGTTGCTTGATAAATAGGAGCTGCACCATGATACTTGCCCCCGTCCTTATTCCAACAGCACTGGGCGGGGCACAGTTTTCGGGGAATCAGggtcaccttctttttttttttttttttttttttgagacggagtctcgctctgtcgcccaggctggagtgcagtggcgctatctcggctcactgcaagctccgcctcccgggtttacgccattcttctgcctcagcctcccgagtagctgggactacaggcgcccaccacctcgcccggctaattttttttttgtatttttagtagagacggggtttcattgtgttagccaggatggtctcgatctcctgacctcgtgatccgcccgtctcggcctcccaaagtgctgggattacaggcttgagccaccgcgcctggccagaatcaGGGTCACCTTCTTCCATTGTATTCCCAAGGCAGACATCACCAATCCATCCCAGCATTGTTTTCCAGcctcagcattctttttttttttgagacggagtctcgctctgtcgcccaggctggagtgcagtggccggatctcagctcactgcaagctctgcctcctgggttgatgccattctcctgcctcagcctcccgagtagctgggactataggcgcccgccacctcgcccggctagttttttgtattttttagtagagatggggtttcaccgtgttagccaggatggtctcgatctcctgacctcgtgatccacccgtctcggcctcccaaagtgctgggattacaggctttagccaccgcgcctggcctgagccCAGCTTTAAGTGGGGTTTTGGAGTCAGTCAGGCCCGAGTTCCAACCTGACCAAaccactttcattttctttctttcttttttttaacaaaagggacagggtctcactatgtcacccagactcgtctagaactcctgagctcaagcgatctgcccgcctcagcctcccaaagtgctgggattacaggtgtgagccactgtgcccagcctgg
The sequence above is drawn from the Macaca thibetana thibetana isolate TM-01 chromosome 19, ASM2454274v1, whole genome shotgun sequence genome and encodes:
- the NIBAN3 gene encoding protein Niban 3 — protein: MGGRPSSPLDKQQQQHLRGQVDTLMRNFLPCYRGQLAASILRQISRELGPQEPAGSQLLRSKKLPQVREHRGLLTQLRGHPPRWQPIFCVLRGDGRLEWFSHKEEYENGGHPLGSTALTGYTLLTSQREYLRLLDALCPDSLGDHTQEEPDSLLEVPVSFPLFLQHPFRRHLCFSAATREAQHAWRLALQGGIRLRGTVLQRSQAPAARAFLDAVRLYRQHQGHFGDDDVTLGSDAEVLTAVLMREQLPALRAQTLPGLRGSGRARAWAWTELLDAVHAAVLAGASAGLRAFQPEKDELLASLEKTIRPDVDQLLRQRARVAGRLRTDIRGPLESCLRREVDPQLPRVVQTLLRTVEASLEAVRTLLAQGMDRLSRRLRQSPSGTRLRREVYSFGEMPWDLALMQTCYREAERSHGRLGQLAAPFGFLGMQSLVFGAQDLAQQLIADAVATFLQLADQCLTMALNCDQAAQMLERVRGRVLKKFESDSGLAQRRFIQGWGLCIFLPFVLSQLEPSCKRELPEFEGDVLAMGSQALTTEGIYEDVIRGCLLQRIDRELKKTLGANDVSCTLDGCLEVPWEQEGADEETEAEREGGTCPRQPGSGAQIQPLCPPPSQGTFRS